A region from the Pempheris klunzingeri isolate RE-2024b chromosome 17, fPemKlu1.hap1, whole genome shotgun sequence genome encodes:
- the LOC139217116 gene encoding uncharacterized protein — MRMKAVLVVLCMSLTCGAQKQETSRWDPKAEHTNSKTCSNLTQVLDNWKFAIVTQVKDLLINDHASVLPEYNRIQPLSEALGDLYRQFNALKDELGSLTAKFDRVEGFVDDAKEGRFTLPQRPVRRIPPSVGLRSPLRAQMRAPVRGIIKRPTLIRARRRGPQTP, encoded by the exons atgaggatgaaggcTGTCCTGGTCGTGCTCTGCATGAGTTTAACATGCGGAGCTCAGAAGCAGGAAACTTCACGTTGGGACCCTAAAG cAGAACACACCAACAGCAAGACTTGTTCCAACCTGACTCAGGTCCTGGACAACTGGAAATTTGCTATTGTAACCCAAGTGAAAGACCTGCTGATCAATGACCACGCGTCCGTCCTACCTGAATACAACAG GatccagcctctgtctgaagctCTGGGAGACCTCTACAGGCAGTTTAACGCTCTAAAAGACGAGCTGGGGAGTCTCACTGCAAAGTTTGACAGAGTGGAGGGCTTTGTGGACGACGCAAAGGAGGGTAGATTCACTCTGCCTCAGCGGCCCGTGCGCAGGATTCCCCCAAGCGTTGGTCTGAGGTCTCCACTGCGAGCACAGATGAGGGCTCCAGTCAGGGGGATCATCAAGAGGCCAACACTGATCAGAGCGAGGAGGAGGGGGCCGCAGACACCTTAG